The proteins below come from a single Bombyx mori chromosome 19, ASM3026992v2 genomic window:
- the LOC101744586 gene encoding uncharacterized protein LOC101744586 isoform X1 yields MHATRIQVPTYEQHMATNMYSHYYREPDLEHRRASLRLKPKDAIHNERQQRQKHNRARNVMKSTFESHHARTTKIQNDLSSSDRDHLHVNLDRNAKRIQNHNKMFMKANDRGRAGWPKLKKNFNGLKSRRNVARSTQMTPVQLLQHASFEDSTDTNLTKGITSQKLSPYTIKQQILEIMSAFPNANVTYEVIGRTASYNDILLLKVTELKRDITRYFRANKNKYVDEIPEKKVLFIVHGLNILGINNLRCLINTKALAILLSYYFEHLDKFDIFFIPLANPDGYTFLGNSQHIWNKNIAPQNDCPGVFLDRNFDVAWNVSSINSCSQLYPGEQPFSEVETRAIRGILHRYSHKIIAYFNVHVGSINHRVIKGDAVLYPNGYTDVQIDDDKYFDLKAEIEEAMKNSSFQNAAVQVETLQNWYGKISGTSVDYASTIYGIPFAMELVMQTYANGQPKEKPSTQTLALSEIWKRVIDTTFNFISRRTNNTEME; encoded by the exons GGAACCAGATTTGGAGCACAGAAGAGCAAGCTTAAGATTAAAACCTAAAGATGCCATTCATAATGAGAGACAACAAAGACAGAAGCATAACAGAGCGAGGAATGTTATGAA ATCAACGTTTGAAAGCCATCATGCAAGAACTACCAAGATTCAAAATGACTTATCAAGTAGTGACCGAGATCATTTGCATGTTAATCTTGATAGAAACGCTAAACGTATTCAAAACCATAATAAGATGTTTATGAAAGCAAATGATCGGGGAAGAGCCGGTTGGccgaaattgaaaaaaaactttaatggaTTAAAAAGTCGTCGAAATGTCGCACG TTCAACCCAAATGACACCGGTCCAGCTGCTGCAACATGCTTCTTTTGAAGA ttCAACGGACACGAATTTAACaaaaggaataacatcacaAAAGCTCAGTCCTTACACA ATAAAGCAACAAATCTTAGAAATTATGTCGGCTTTTCCAAATGCAAATGTAACTTATGAAGTGATTGGACGTACAGCCTCGTACAATGATATTCTGTTGCTGAAAGTAACCGAACTAAAAAGAGACATAACAAGATATTTTAGAGCAAATAAAAACAAGTATGTTGATGAAATACCCGAGAAGAAAGTGTTATTCATTGTACACGGATTAAACATTCTAGGAATTAATAATCTGCGGTGCTTAATTAATACTAAAGCTTTGGCTATTTTGCTATCGTATTACTTTGAGCACTTGGATAAGtttgatatatttttcattCCTCTGGCTAATCCGGATGGATATACATTTTTAGGTAATTCCCAG CACATTTGGAATAAAAACATAGCACCACAAAACGACTGCCCTGGTGTATTTCTGGACCGAAACTTCGACGTAGCCTGGAATGTTTCTAGCATAAACTCTTGCAGTCAGCTTTACCCTGGAGAACAACCATTTTCAGAGGTGGAAACCAGGGCTATTCGTGGTATCCTACATCGTTATAGCCAcaagattatagcctatttcAATGTACATGTCGGATCAATTAACCACAGAGTGATTAag GGGGATGCAGTGTTGTATCCAAACGGTTATACCGACGTGCAAATAGATGATGACAAATACTTCGATCTGAAAGCAGAAATAGAAGAAGCAATGAAGAATTCAAGTTTTCAAAATGCTGCTGTCCAAGTTGAAACTTTGCAGAATTGGTATGGAAAGATTTCGGGTACCAGTGTCGATTATGCTTCCAcg ATATACGGCATCCCATTTGCAATGGAACTAGTAATGCAAACGTATGCAAATGGTCAGCCTAAAGAGAAACCCAGCACGCAAACACTTGCTTTGAGCGAAATATGGAAAAGAGTTATAGACACaacgtttaattttatttcgagAAGAACAAACAACACTGAAATGGAATAA
- the LOC101744586 gene encoding uncharacterized protein LOC101744586 isoform X2: MKSTFESHHARTTKIQNDLSSSDRDHLHVNLDRNAKRIQNHNKMFMKANDRGRAGWPKLKKNFNGLKSRRNVARSTQMTPVQLLQHASFEDSTDTNLTKGITSQKLSPYTIKQQILEIMSAFPNANVTYEVIGRTASYNDILLLKVTELKRDITRYFRANKNKYVDEIPEKKVLFIVHGLNILGINNLRCLINTKALAILLSYYFEHLDKFDIFFIPLANPDGYTFLGNSQHIWNKNIAPQNDCPGVFLDRNFDVAWNVSSINSCSQLYPGEQPFSEVETRAIRGILHRYSHKIIAYFNVHVGSINHRVIKGDAVLYPNGYTDVQIDDDKYFDLKAEIEEAMKNSSFQNAAVQVETLQNWYGKISGTSVDYASTIYGIPFAMELVMQTYANGQPKEKPSTQTLALSEIWKRVIDTTFNFISRRTNNTEME, from the exons ATGAA ATCAACGTTTGAAAGCCATCATGCAAGAACTACCAAGATTCAAAATGACTTATCAAGTAGTGACCGAGATCATTTGCATGTTAATCTTGATAGAAACGCTAAACGTATTCAAAACCATAATAAGATGTTTATGAAAGCAAATGATCGGGGAAGAGCCGGTTGGccgaaattgaaaaaaaactttaatggaTTAAAAAGTCGTCGAAATGTCGCACG TTCAACCCAAATGACACCGGTCCAGCTGCTGCAACATGCTTCTTTTGAAGA ttCAACGGACACGAATTTAACaaaaggaataacatcacaAAAGCTCAGTCCTTACACA ATAAAGCAACAAATCTTAGAAATTATGTCGGCTTTTCCAAATGCAAATGTAACTTATGAAGTGATTGGACGTACAGCCTCGTACAATGATATTCTGTTGCTGAAAGTAACCGAACTAAAAAGAGACATAACAAGATATTTTAGAGCAAATAAAAACAAGTATGTTGATGAAATACCCGAGAAGAAAGTGTTATTCATTGTACACGGATTAAACATTCTAGGAATTAATAATCTGCGGTGCTTAATTAATACTAAAGCTTTGGCTATTTTGCTATCGTATTACTTTGAGCACTTGGATAAGtttgatatatttttcattCCTCTGGCTAATCCGGATGGATATACATTTTTAGGTAATTCCCAG CACATTTGGAATAAAAACATAGCACCACAAAACGACTGCCCTGGTGTATTTCTGGACCGAAACTTCGACGTAGCCTGGAATGTTTCTAGCATAAACTCTTGCAGTCAGCTTTACCCTGGAGAACAACCATTTTCAGAGGTGGAAACCAGGGCTATTCGTGGTATCCTACATCGTTATAGCCAcaagattatagcctatttcAATGTACATGTCGGATCAATTAACCACAGAGTGATTAag GGGGATGCAGTGTTGTATCCAAACGGTTATACCGACGTGCAAATAGATGATGACAAATACTTCGATCTGAAAGCAGAAATAGAAGAAGCAATGAAGAATTCAAGTTTTCAAAATGCTGCTGTCCAAGTTGAAACTTTGCAGAATTGGTATGGAAAGATTTCGGGTACCAGTGTCGATTATGCTTCCAcg ATATACGGCATCCCATTTGCAATGGAACTAGTAATGCAAACGTATGCAAATGGTCAGCCTAAAGAGAAACCCAGCACGCAAACACTTGCTTTGAGCGAAATATGGAAAAGAGTTATAGACACaacgtttaattttatttcgagAAGAACAAACAACACTGAAATGGAATAA